From the genome of Tachysurus fulvidraco isolate hzauxx_2018 chromosome 20, HZAU_PFXX_2.0, whole genome shotgun sequence, one region includes:
- the mpx gene encoding eosinophil peroxidase isoform X1 — MNLFISVLLLGLCCMLRYPAVSGSKEKGFSRSFIQDAFMEAKQIVDDSYLYSRKKSLERVRSTEFIKPSDILRLMKQPKRMAREAVRAADYMEQTLRIISEKRHHAHKRSINATALLSEEELQEIHKLTGCDAQTLPPPCRTTQNLNRYRTPNSVCNNLINPLQGASNTPFTRWLPPVYEDNISQPQGWNPGRLYNNVVLPLVRQVSNQIFSTRDQNVVGDNEYTLLITFFGQWNDHDLSFTPFSPSIRSFSNGIDCDKSCERSEPCFPIQIPRDDPRLPSGPNSCLPVFRSAPTCGSGNSAYMFGGVPQVREQINTLTSFLDAGQLYGSDESLSRELRDLSNDAGLMRVNDRFRDNGRELLPFTKVVSQMCATRNRILNSTGLEEVPCFIAGDERVDENIALTSMHTLFLREHNRLARALRRINQQWNNEQIYEEARKIVGAYHQIIVFRDYLPHIVGTEAMSRQLGRYPGYNPNVNPSIANVFATAAYRFAHATIQPVIFRLNENFQENRQFPSVPLQTAFFTPWRIVFEGGIDPQIRGLISRPAKLNRQDGILVDAVRERLFAFTSRIAQDLGSLNLQRGRDHGLPSYNAWRRFCGLSTPRDVTELGRVLNNTDLARKLIQLYGAADNIDLWAAGIAEPFVRGGRVGPVFSCIIATQFQRIRQGDRLWWENMGVFTPAQKSALLRVSLSRIICDNTGISRVPRNPFVLSQNQASFVNCNSIPRIDLSPWQESRDRAREKASDENEIFREERDEEDLEDLLENEFSQE; from the exons ATGAATCTCTTCATTTCTGTATTGCTGCTGGGACTGTGCTGTATGCTCAGATACCCAGCTGTATCAG GATCTAAAGAGAAAGGTTTCAGCAGGTCTTTCATTCAGGATGCCTTCATGGAAGCTAAACAAATCGTAGACGACTCTTATTTGTACTCTCGTAAAAA GAGCCTCGAGAGAGTGCGCAGTACCGAATTTATTAAGCCATCTGATATACTGCGTCTGATGAAGCAGCCAAAACGGATGGCACGTGAGGCTGTGAGAGCTGCAGATTACATGGAGCAGACGTTGAGGATCATCTCAGAGAAAAGACACCATGCACACAAGAGATCTATTAACGCCACAG CACTGCTATCTGAAGAAGAACTTCAGGAGATCCACAAACTGACTGGCTGTGACGCTCAAACCCTGCCGCCTCCATGCAGAACGACACAGAATCTAAACAGATATCGCACGCCCAACAGCGTCTGCAACAACCT GATAAATCCACTTCAAGGTGCTTCAAACACACCGTTCACCCGCTGGCTGCCTCCTGTTTATGAAGATAACATCTCCCAACCTCAAGGATGGAACCCTGGAAGACTCTATAATAATGTTGTGCTTCCTCTG GTGAGGCAGGTGTCAAATCAAATTTTCAGCACACGGGACCAAAATGTTGTGGGAGACAACGAGTACACGCTCCTCATCACATTCTTCGGCCAGTGGAATGACCACGATCTGTCCTTCACCCCCTTTTCACCCAGCATCCGGTCCTTTAGCAACGGCATTGACTGTGATAAGAGCTGTGAGCGCTCTGAGCCATGCTTCCCCATccag ATTCCTAGAGATGACCCGCGCCTGCCCTCCGGTCCCAACAGCTGCCTCCCTGTTTTTCGCTCTGCACCCACCTGCGGCTCTGGAAACAGCGCGTACATGTTTGGAGGTGTGCCTCAGGTGCGAGAGCAGATCAACACTTTGACATCATTCCTGGATGCGGGTCAGTTGTATGGCTCAGACGAGTCGCTCTCCCGAGAACTCAGAGATCTCTCGAATGACGCAGGCCTCATGCGTGTCAATGACAGATTCCGGGACAATGGGCGCGAGCTGCTGCCTTTCACCAAGGTAGTCAGCCAAATGTGTGCCACACGCAATCGCATTCTGAACTCCACTGGCCTAGAGGAAGTGCCGTGTTTTATTGCAG GCGATGAGCGTGTGGACGAGAACATCGCTCTCACGTCGATGCACACACTCTTCCTGCGAGAACACAACCGGCTCGCTCGCGCTCTGCGCCGCATAAACCAACAATGGAACAATGAACAGATTTATGAGGAAGCTCGCAAAATCGTGGGAGCCTACCATCag ATCATAGTGTTTAGGGATTATCTGCCACACATTGTGGGAACGGAAGCCATGAGCAGGCAGCTCGGCAGGTATCCCGGTTACAACCCCAATGTCAACCCATCTATCGCTAATGTTTTCGCCACTGCCGCTTACCGCTTCGCCCACGCCACCATCCAGCCCGTCATCTTCCGTCTGAATGAAAACTTCCAGGAGAATCGACAGTTCCCTAGCGTTCCTCTGCAAACGGCCTTCTTTACACCATGGAGAATTGTATTTGAAG GTGGGATTGATCCTCAGATTCGGGGGCTGATAAGTCGTCCAGCTAAGCTGAACAGGCAGGATGGCATACTGGTGGATGCAGTAAGAGAAAGACTGTTCGCCTTCACCAGCAGAATCGCCCAGGACCTTGGTTCTCTCAACTTGCAGAGGGGCAGAGACCACGGCCTGCCaa GCTATAATGCATGGAGGAGATTCTGTGGTCTGTCCACTCCCAGGGATGTCACTGAATTGGGGAGGGTGCTGAATAACACAGATCTGGCACGGAAGCTCATCCAACTTTATGGGGCAGCCGATAACATCGACCTCTGGGCGGCAGGTATTGCAGAACCGTTTGTCCGTGGGGGAAGAGTCGGGCCTGTGTTCTCTTGTATCATTGCCACGCAGTTCCAGAGGATCCGCCAAGGAGACAG GCTATGGTGGGAGAACATGGGTGTTTTCACCCCGGCTCAGAAATCCGCACTTTTGAGAGTGTCTCTGTCTCGCATCATCTGTGACAACACGGGAATCAGCAGAGTTCCTAGAAACCCTTTCGTCCTGAGTCAGAACCAAGCAAGCTTTGTCAACTGCAATTCCATCCCGAGGATTGACCTCAGTCCTTGGCAAGAGTCGA GGGACAGAGCCAGGGAAAAGGCATCTGATGAAAATGAG atttttagAGAGGAGCGAGACGAGGAGGACCTAGAGGACCTGCTGGAGAACGAG TTCAGTCAGGAATGA
- the mpx gene encoding eosinophil peroxidase isoform X2, which translates to MNLFISVLLLGLCCMLRYPAVSGSKEKGFSRSFIQDAFMEAKQIVDDSYLYSRKKSLERVRSTEFIKPSDILRLMKQPKRMAREAVRAADYMEQTLRIISEKRHHAHKRSINATALLSEEELQEIHKLTGCDAQTLPPPCRTTQNLNRYRTPNSVCNNLINPLQGASNTPFTRWLPPVYEDNISQPQGWNPGRLYNNVVLPLVRQVSNQIFSTRDQNVVGDNEYTLLITFFGQWNDHDLSFTPFSPSIRSFSNGIDCDKSCERSEPCFPIQIPRDDPRLPSGPNSCLPVFRSAPTCGSGNSAYMFGGVPQVREQINTLTSFLDAGQLYGSDESLSRELRDLSNDAGLMRVNDRFRDNGRELLPFTKVVSQMCATRNRILNSTGLEEVPCFIAGDERVDENIALTSMHTLFLREHNRLARALRRINQQWNNEQIYEEARKIVGAYHQIIVFRDYLPHIVGTEAMSRQLGRYPGYNPNVNPSIANVFATAAYRFAHATIQPVIFRLNENFQENRQFPSVPLQTAFFTPWRIVFEGGIDPQIRGLISRPAKLNRQDGILVDAVRERLFAFTSRIAQDLGSLNLQRGRDHGLPSYNAWRRFCGLSTPRDVTELGRVLNNTDLARKLIQLYGAADNIDLWAAGIAEPFVRGGRVGPVFSCIIATQFQRIRQGDRLWWENMGVFTPAQKSALLRVSLSRIICDNTGISRVPRNPFVLSQNQASFVNCNSIPRIDLSPWQESRDRAREKASDENEVSNLFFINYYSLNQGEDVEG; encoded by the exons ATGAATCTCTTCATTTCTGTATTGCTGCTGGGACTGTGCTGTATGCTCAGATACCCAGCTGTATCAG GATCTAAAGAGAAAGGTTTCAGCAGGTCTTTCATTCAGGATGCCTTCATGGAAGCTAAACAAATCGTAGACGACTCTTATTTGTACTCTCGTAAAAA GAGCCTCGAGAGAGTGCGCAGTACCGAATTTATTAAGCCATCTGATATACTGCGTCTGATGAAGCAGCCAAAACGGATGGCACGTGAGGCTGTGAGAGCTGCAGATTACATGGAGCAGACGTTGAGGATCATCTCAGAGAAAAGACACCATGCACACAAGAGATCTATTAACGCCACAG CACTGCTATCTGAAGAAGAACTTCAGGAGATCCACAAACTGACTGGCTGTGACGCTCAAACCCTGCCGCCTCCATGCAGAACGACACAGAATCTAAACAGATATCGCACGCCCAACAGCGTCTGCAACAACCT GATAAATCCACTTCAAGGTGCTTCAAACACACCGTTCACCCGCTGGCTGCCTCCTGTTTATGAAGATAACATCTCCCAACCTCAAGGATGGAACCCTGGAAGACTCTATAATAATGTTGTGCTTCCTCTG GTGAGGCAGGTGTCAAATCAAATTTTCAGCACACGGGACCAAAATGTTGTGGGAGACAACGAGTACACGCTCCTCATCACATTCTTCGGCCAGTGGAATGACCACGATCTGTCCTTCACCCCCTTTTCACCCAGCATCCGGTCCTTTAGCAACGGCATTGACTGTGATAAGAGCTGTGAGCGCTCTGAGCCATGCTTCCCCATccag ATTCCTAGAGATGACCCGCGCCTGCCCTCCGGTCCCAACAGCTGCCTCCCTGTTTTTCGCTCTGCACCCACCTGCGGCTCTGGAAACAGCGCGTACATGTTTGGAGGTGTGCCTCAGGTGCGAGAGCAGATCAACACTTTGACATCATTCCTGGATGCGGGTCAGTTGTATGGCTCAGACGAGTCGCTCTCCCGAGAACTCAGAGATCTCTCGAATGACGCAGGCCTCATGCGTGTCAATGACAGATTCCGGGACAATGGGCGCGAGCTGCTGCCTTTCACCAAGGTAGTCAGCCAAATGTGTGCCACACGCAATCGCATTCTGAACTCCACTGGCCTAGAGGAAGTGCCGTGTTTTATTGCAG GCGATGAGCGTGTGGACGAGAACATCGCTCTCACGTCGATGCACACACTCTTCCTGCGAGAACACAACCGGCTCGCTCGCGCTCTGCGCCGCATAAACCAACAATGGAACAATGAACAGATTTATGAGGAAGCTCGCAAAATCGTGGGAGCCTACCATCag ATCATAGTGTTTAGGGATTATCTGCCACACATTGTGGGAACGGAAGCCATGAGCAGGCAGCTCGGCAGGTATCCCGGTTACAACCCCAATGTCAACCCATCTATCGCTAATGTTTTCGCCACTGCCGCTTACCGCTTCGCCCACGCCACCATCCAGCCCGTCATCTTCCGTCTGAATGAAAACTTCCAGGAGAATCGACAGTTCCCTAGCGTTCCTCTGCAAACGGCCTTCTTTACACCATGGAGAATTGTATTTGAAG GTGGGATTGATCCTCAGATTCGGGGGCTGATAAGTCGTCCAGCTAAGCTGAACAGGCAGGATGGCATACTGGTGGATGCAGTAAGAGAAAGACTGTTCGCCTTCACCAGCAGAATCGCCCAGGACCTTGGTTCTCTCAACTTGCAGAGGGGCAGAGACCACGGCCTGCCaa GCTATAATGCATGGAGGAGATTCTGTGGTCTGTCCACTCCCAGGGATGTCACTGAATTGGGGAGGGTGCTGAATAACACAGATCTGGCACGGAAGCTCATCCAACTTTATGGGGCAGCCGATAACATCGACCTCTGGGCGGCAGGTATTGCAGAACCGTTTGTCCGTGGGGGAAGAGTCGGGCCTGTGTTCTCTTGTATCATTGCCACGCAGTTCCAGAGGATCCGCCAAGGAGACAG GCTATGGTGGGAGAACATGGGTGTTTTCACCCCGGCTCAGAAATCCGCACTTTTGAGAGTGTCTCTGTCTCGCATCATCTGTGACAACACGGGAATCAGCAGAGTTCCTAGAAACCCTTTCGTCCTGAGTCAGAACCAAGCAAGCTTTGTCAACTGCAATTCCATCCCGAGGATTGACCTCAGTCCTTGGCAAGAGTCGA GGGACAGAGCCAGGGAAAAGGCATCTGATGAAAATGAGGTCAGTAATTTGTTTTTTATCAACTATTACTCACTGAATCAAGGTGAGGATGTTGAAGGTT AG
- the LOC113661291 gene encoding protein phosphatase PTC7 homolog, with translation MLSVLSYGRIVARAVLGGLSQTDGRDYKLVTASCGFGKDFRKGILKKGMCYGDDACFIARHRSADVLGVADGVGGWRDYGVDPSQFSETLIRTCERLVKEGRFTPSSPVGILTSAYYELLQNKVPLLGSSTACIVVLDRRSHQIHTCNLGDSGFLVVRGGEVVHRSDEQQHYFNTPFQLSIAPPGAEGSVLSDSPEMADRSSFDVQLGDIILTATDGLFDNMPDYMILQELKKLKNTNYDSIQQTARSIAEQAHELAYDPNYMSPFAQFACDNGLNVRGGKPDDITVLLSIVAEYTD, from the exons aTGTTATCGGTACTCTCCTATGGACGGATCGTTGCCAGGGCCGTCCTAGGCGGACTCTCTCAAACAGATGGCCGGGATTATAAATTGGTCACAGCGAGCTGCGGCTTCGGGAAGGACTTCCGTAAAGGCATCCTGAAGAAAGGCATGTGTTACGGAGACGATGCGTGCTTCATAGCGCGCCACAGGTCCGCAGATGTCTTAG GTGTGGCGGATGGGGTGGGTGGATGGCGTGATTATGGCGTTGACCCGTCTCAGTTCTCTGAGACCCTGATAAGGACGTGTGAGCGGTTGGTGAAGGAGGGACGCTTCACTCCTAGCAGTCCTGTGGGGATCCTCACCTCAGCCTACTACGAGCTCCTACAGAACAAAGTACCTCTGCTGg GCAGCAGTACAGCGTGTATAGTCGTGCTGGATCGGAGGAGTCATCAAATTCACACGTGTAATCTGGGCGATTCAGGCTTCCTGGTGGTCCGTGGCGGTGAGGTGGTCCATCGTTCAGACGAGCAGCAGCACTACTTTAACACCCCCTTTCAGCTGTCAATCGCCCCACCAGGGGCCGAGGGGTCTGTGCTGAGTGACAG tcctGAAATGGCAGACAGGTCTTCGTTTGACGTCCAGCTCGGTGACATCATCCTCACTGCCACGGATGGTCTTTTCGACAACATGCCAGACTACATGATCCTACAGGAGCTCAAGAAGCTGAAG AACACGAATTACGACAGCATCCAGCAGACGGCACGCAGTATAGCGGAGCAGGCCCACGAGCTCGCCTACGACCCAAACTACATGTCCCCATTCGCTCAGTTCGCCTGTGATAACGGCCTCAACGTCAGAG gaGGAAAACCAGATGACATCACGGTGCTGCTCTCCATCGTGGCCGAATACACGGACTGA